CTTCGCCGCGCAGGTTGATCACCCCCTTGACCCAGCGGCTGGCGTCGGGAATCGGGGTGACGGTCGGATAGGTGAGAATCTCGCGCACCTTGTTGATCTGAATACCGTAGGTTTCGTTGCCGAGTTTGAAAGTCAGAAGCTGGTTGCTCTCGATGATGGCCATGGCGTTCTCCTAGTAATTTTTCTCTAATATGTTCATTGTGTCGATGATAAGGCCGATCGTTCCGTCTCCGCGTACCGTGGCGCCGCCGATCCCCTGCGCGTTGCGGAAATTTTTGTCCAGCGGTTTGATGACAAACTGCTGCTGGTTCATGAACTCGTCGACGAAGAGGGCGATTTTCTGCGCGGCCGAACGTACCACGATGAGCAGCCCTTCGGTGAGCTTGCGGTACTGGGGGGCGACGTTGAATACGTTGTGCAGCCGAACGATCGGGATAAACTCGTTGCGCAGCATGAGCATCTCCGAATCCTTGTCCCCGATGTGCTTGATCATCTCTTCTTCGGGCTTTAGCGATTCGATAATCGCCGACAACGGCAGGATAAACTGCTCGCGCCCGATTCGGATATTGAGCCCGTCGAGGATCGCGAGCGTCAGGGGAAGGGCGATCGTAAACGTCGTGCCGTACCCCTCTTCGGTGTCTACCTTGATCGCGCCGCCGAGTTTTTTGATGTTGGACATGACCACGTCCATCCCGACGCCGCGCCCCGAAATGTCGGTAACCGCGTCGGCGGTCGAGAGACCCGGGGCAAAGATCAGCATCGCTTTTTCCTCTTTGCTCATGGCTGCGGCCTGATGCTCGTCGATGACCCCGTTTTCGAGTGCTTTGGCCGTCACTTTGGCGACGTTGATCCCGCCGCCGTCGTCTTGGATCTTGATGATCATCTGCCCGTTGGCCTGTTCGGCGCTCATCATCAGCGTTCCCGTTTCGGGTTTTCCGAGGGCACGCCGTTTTTCGGGCGATTCGATCCCGTGATCCAGACCGTTGCGGACGATGTGCATCAGAGGATCGGTGAGCCCTTCGATCATCGCCTTGTCGATTTCGACGCTTTCGCCGAAATGTTTGAAATCGATTTTTTTATCGAGTTTTTTGGCGGTATCGCGGATCACTTTGGGAAACTTCGAAAAAACGGTCTCCATCGGCACCATCCGGACGCTCATGACCGATTCTTGGAGCTCTCTGATATGGCGGTCGATCAGATCAAGCCGTTCGGAGAGTTCGGCTTTTATCTTCTGGTCTTCCATCGTGTAGGTGTACTGCGAGAGCATCGAGTGTGCGATGACCAGTTCGCCGATGTTGTTCATCAAACCGTCGATTTTCGACAGATCCACGCGGATCGAATTCGAGGTGCTGTCGGCTTTGAACTTCTTGGCTTCCTTGTTTTCCGCTGTAAGGGCTTCTTTGGGCGTTGCGGGTTTGGAGACTGCGGTGTCGGCTGTTTGGACCGAGCGCACCGGGATGTCGTCGAAAAACCCGAAATCCTCCTCGAGGGCGATCGGAGCCGACGGGGCATCGTCGAAAAAGCCGAACCCTCCGGAACCCGAGGATAGTTCGTCTCCCGCCCGGCGGAAAGCCTCTTGTTCCAGATCGTCGAAAAATCCGAAAATCTCTTCGAACGGGGGAACTTCATGCTCTTGCGGGGAGTGTGCACGATCGTCGAACAAGCCGAAGTATTCGTCCATCCCCTGCGGCAGTTCCGTCTCCTCCGAGGGCTCCTGGCCCAGAGGGCCGAACCCTTCTTCATCATCGAGGGGAAGAAGCAGCCCGAAATCCTCATCGCTGCCGGCAGAGGCGGTGAGCATTTCCAGCTCGCGCGAGTCTTCGTTAAAAGCGTCGATCTTGCGCAGGAGAAGCGCCTTGATCTCCGCGAAACGATCCTCTGCCAGTTCGCTTGCCAGTTCGAGTTCGAGCACCTCTTTGAGGGTGTCGATACCTTCGATCAGCAACCCCGCCATGCTCTCTTCGAACGAGAGCTCGCCGTTGCGCAGGCGGTCCATGAAAAATTCGAGTTCATGGGCGAGGGCCGCGAACATCGCAAGCTCGACCGACGCGGAGTTGCCTTTGAGGGTGTGGACGGACCGGAAGAGCGAATTGATCGTTTCACCGTCCATGTCGCCGCTCTCTTCGGCTTCGAGTAACAGCGTATCGATCGTCTCGAAAATATCTTCGGCCTCTTCGAGGAACATCTGCCGATATTTATTAATATCAAAAACTGCCATAACCTTCCTTAGCGGCTGAGAACGATTCCGACCGCCTTGAGAAGCTGCTCGGGTACGAACGGCTTGACGATCCATCCGGTTGCTCCGACCGCCTTTCCTTTGGCTTTCATGTCGTCGTTCTTTTCGGTAGTGAGGGTCAGAATCGGGGTTTTGGCGTACGAGGGAAGCTTGCGCAGTTCCACGATCAGGTCAAATCCGTTCATGTTGGGCATGTTGATGTCGGTCACGATCAGGTCGAACACCGTCGCTTTGGCTTTTTCGAGACCGTCGGCACCGTCGATCGCTTCGGTGACGTCGGGGTATCCCCCTTCGTTCAGGGCGTATTTGACCATGTCGCGCAGCATATTGGAATCGTCAACAATCAAAATCTTTGGCATATTTTTCTCCGTATTTGGGTATTAAAACAACGTAAAGTCGTCGATATCGACCTGCTCAGGTTTGCACCCTTGCATGGCATCCTCATGGCCCATCGCGTAATCGCGCTGTTCTTGGATCGTGTAAAACGGTACGAGTCTGGCTTTGAGCTCGTCTTGCTCGGCCATGCTGACGCTGCATCCGTTTTCGCGGGCATGGGCGATGTCGTCTTCCATGATCTTGCTGATCCCGTCGATCATCTGGGTGATCCGGTCTTCGCACTGGAGCACCATGATGAAACCGAACATCGCCTTGATCACCTCGTCGGTCCGGGAGAGGATCGAGTGGGTCATGTTCCACGACTCTTCCAGATCGTTGAACTCTTCGGGGACGATCTGGGTTTTGAGGGCGGTCAGTTTTTCGTAGGCGACCGCGGCGTCCTTGTGGATTGCGCGCATCTCTTCGACCCGCTCTTCGAAGATGGTCTCGATTTCACGCGTGCTTTCGCGCATGCTCTGTTTGATCCCCTCGAGGTTTGCCTGATGGACGCCGGTATCGACGCTAAAGCGGCTGAGGATCTCCCGGAGGCGGCGAGTTCGGGCTTTTTGGTCGATATGGTTCCGGTAGGCTTCGAGCATCGCCGGGAGACGTTCGAGCCGTTTGCGGTCGATCCACGCGCTGAACGAATCCGGGACGAGTCGCCGTTCGCTCTCGGGGTCATTCAGCGCGATGATGAAAAAGCACTCTTTGGGATCGACGAAAGCGCCTGCGTACTCGGCGTGTTCGAGCCCGCATACCAAAACGTCGCATCCCTTCTCCCGTGCGTCGACCGGAGCGAAACCGCTCCCCTCGAGTGAGGGGAACCGCTCTTCGTCTTCTAACAAATTCCAGAGGGTATTCATTACCGTATCCTTTTAAAACTACGGTGTCAGTATTCCGTATTAGTGTTGCAATATTGTGGCAAAACGGTTGTTTCGCCGTCCGTGAAAAAAGGGGTGGCGGGGGTGAAGCGCCTAAGGCGATTCACGTGGTTAAAAACTCTCCCAGATATCATCGCTCTCATGTTTGACCGGCGGCTTGGGAGCCGTATGGGCAGGTTTGACAGAAGCCCGGATCGCAGGACGTACGGGTGTAGGGGAAGGGCGCGCAGTACCATGGGCGGCGTGTGTCGGGTGTTCGGAAACCTGCTGGGTCTGTGCGCAGGCGTTTGCGCGGACCTTGTTGAGTGATGCAAACACTTTGGCGGTGTCGTTTTCGATCTCTTTGGCGATCCGTCCGAGCTCTTCGTGTGTGGCTCCCGCTTTTTCGCGGTTGATGTACTCCTGAACCTTCTGGTGGACGTGGGCATGGTTGGAGAGGAGTTCGTTCCATTCGGAGCCTTGGGCATAACTCTCGTTGCTGTGGGCCTGGATCCATTTACCAAGATCGCACTGGTGCTCGTTCGTGACCGTCCATGCGGTGACGCTCTCTTTGAGTTTGCCGAAGTTGTTGTTTTTGAAATTGATGTGGTCGAATTTGAGTTTGTTCGTTTCGAACATCATGTCGATTCGGCAGACGCGGTTTTCGGACTCTTTGCGGTATTTGGTCTTTGCCGAGGTCGCGCTGAGGGTTTGCGACATCCCCAGAATCTCTTCGCTGAGCTTGCTCACTTCGCCCGCAAGCGACGCGTTTTGCTGCGTCATCTGATCGAGCTGCGCGACGGCGGAATTGATCTGGTTGATCCCCGCCATCTGTTCGCGGCTGCCGTTGGCGACGTCCTGGACCAGCTGGGTCGTGTGGGAGATTTTCTGGTTGATGACGTCGAACCCTTTCATCATGTTTTCGCTCACCGCCAGACCGTCTTTGGATTTGGCGTTGGCCAGTTCGGCGAGTTCTTTGATCTGCGAGGCGGCGTCGGCGCTGCGGTTGGCGAGGTTGCGCACTTCCTGGGCGACGACGGCGAACCCTTTGCCCGCTTCGCCTGCGGTGGCCGCTTCGACGGCGGCATTGAGCGAGAGGATATTGGTCTGGAAGGCGATGTTTTCGATGATGGCAACCGCTTCGTTGATCGCCTGGGTCGCTTTGCTGATCTCGTTCATCGACATGACCGTCGTATCGGCGAGGGCTTTGCCTTCGCTGGCGGCCTGTTCGGTTTCACGTGCCAGCGACGCCATTTCGGAGGCTTTCTGGCTGTTGGCCGAGATGTTGCTGGTGAGCTCTTCGATCGCGGCGGCGGTCTCTTCGAGACTTGAGGCCTGCGTGTTGCTCGATCCGGAGAGATCGTTGCTCGCGTTCGAGAGGGTGGTCGCCCCCTGGTTGAGGGCGATGCCGTTTTTGGAAAGGAGGGCCATGAAATCGCCGATGCTTTCGCTGAGCACCTGCAGGCTCGTCATCATCCCGCCGAGTTCGCCGGAGTATTTGCCCGTCTCGAATTCGACGGCGAAATCGCTGGTCCCCAGAGCCGACATGACGCGCGAGATTTCGGCGGTCGCTTTTTCCATTTCGGCCAGGGCGGTGTTGAAACCGTTGATAGCTTGTTGAAGATTCGGGCTTCCCGCCTGGATTTTGA
The DNA window shown above is from Campylobacterota bacterium and carries:
- a CDS encoding methyl-accepting chemotaxis protein; translation: MLIKAKINLLITLGILTAIVIGLFGILKLAEVNAGLETVYNDRVVPLEQLKKIADAYAVNIVDTTHKTRNGNISFNDCAKNIDDAKKVVDENWKAYMSTTLTPEEAKLAKEAEILMTRGNEISEKILQACHARDAQLVANISVQELYPMIDPIGEKISALIELQLKVAKAEKDKAAEIYEMSRILVITLLILSGSALFVIGTMVIRSIMKSINNVKEGFLSIQNSNDTKYQLPIHSKDEMGEISHLFNGYMKKLDAIAQQDKAAIDDIRRVSEMMAIGFVSSRIKIQAGSPNLQQAINGFNTALAEMEKATAEISRVMSALGTSDFAVEFETGKYSGELGGMMTSLQVLSESIGDFMALLSKNGIALNQGATTLSNASNDLSGSSNTQASSLEETAAAIEELTSNISANSQKASEMASLARETEQAASEGKALADTTVMSMNEISKATQAINEAVAIIENIAFQTNILSLNAAVEAATAGEAGKGFAVVAQEVRNLANRSADAASQIKELAELANAKSKDGLAVSENMMKGFDVINQKISHTTQLVQDVANGSREQMAGINQINSAVAQLDQMTQQNASLAGEVSKLSEEILGMSQTLSATSAKTKYRKESENRVCRIDMMFETNKLKFDHINFKNNNFGKLKESVTAWTVTNEHQCDLGKWIQAHSNESYAQGSEWNELLSNHAHVHQKVQEYINREKAGATHEELGRIAKEIENDTAKVFASLNKVRANACAQTQQVSEHPTHAAHGTARPSPTPVRPAIRASVKPAHTAPKPPVKHESDDIWESF
- a CDS encoding chemotaxis protein CheA translates to MAVFDINKYRQMFLEEAEDIFETIDTLLLEAEESGDMDGETINSLFRSVHTLKGNSASVELAMFAALAHELEFFMDRLRNGELSFEESMAGLLIEGIDTLKEVLELELASELAEDRFAEIKALLLRKIDAFNEDSRELEMLTASAGSDEDFGLLLPLDDEEGFGPLGQEPSEETELPQGMDEYFGLFDDRAHSPQEHEVPPFEEIFGFFDDLEQEAFRRAGDELSSGSGGFGFFDDAPSAPIALEEDFGFFDDIPVRSVQTADTAVSKPATPKEALTAENKEAKKFKADSTSNSIRVDLSKIDGLMNNIGELVIAHSMLSQYTYTMEDQKIKAELSERLDLIDRHIRELQESVMSVRMVPMETVFSKFPKVIRDTAKKLDKKIDFKHFGESVEIDKAMIEGLTDPLMHIVRNGLDHGIESPEKRRALGKPETGTLMMSAEQANGQMIIKIQDDGGGINVAKVTAKALENGVIDEHQAAAMSKEEKAMLIFAPGLSTADAVTDISGRGVGMDVVMSNIKKLGGAIKVDTEEGYGTTFTIALPLTLAILDGLNIRIGREQFILPLSAIIESLKPEEEMIKHIGDKDSEMLMLRNEFIPIVRLHNVFNVAPQYRKLTEGLLIVVRSAAQKIALFVDEFMNQQQFVIKPLDKNFRNAQGIGGATVRGDGTIGLIIDTMNILEKNY
- a CDS encoding response regulator, coding for MPKILIVDDSNMLRDMVKYALNEGGYPDVTEAIDGADGLEKAKATVFDLIVTDINMPNMNGFDLIVELRKLPSYAKTPILTLTTEKNDDMKAKGKAVGATGWIVKPFVPEQLLKAVGIVLSR